A segment of the Mugil cephalus isolate CIBA_MC_2020 chromosome 13, CIBA_Mcephalus_1.1, whole genome shotgun sequence genome:
CTCCTCTATGCAGACATGGAGTTTGATCACACTGTGAATGATGCTCTGATGAGGTTTTTTGACCAGTGCACCAGGTTTGTGCAGGAAGTCGACAACAACCCGTCAGCTGCACCGGAGCTGGACAAGTTCAAGCAGGGTCCAGAGATGAGGAGGGTCCAGGAGAAGATCGCAGACCGCCTCGGAGTCCCATACAGTCTCATCACAGCTGGTCAGTGGAGGAGGAATTATTCGCATTGTTAAAgcattttgaaatgaagaagGCTGTAGTTTGCAGACATACCACTTCCTCCTTGCTTCTGTAGGAAAGTGCACAATATGAGTGCAttgcaaactgaaataaatcacattaataAAGGTCCTAGATGTAGACACACATTTGCATGATCATGCCACAATGAGCCAGTTGACATTGATCCCacttaataaattaaaaattaaagtcACAACTACACCTGTGATTGAGTGGCCCACTTTGCCTGGCTGGTAATCCAGTCTTGGTGTCATCACACACCATATTATcagattattattactaatacttTGCTGTTTTAGTAGCATTTCCCATTATAGTAGGTGGCATCAAGTCTCGATCTTCAAAATATCAAAGCTGCAACATATGCTTAGTGTAAAACAGATTTACAGTAGGAAAATAGAAATGATAATTTCTTTATTAGACACCAATTTAAATGCAACCCATTTAAACTAAAAATCTCTGTAATATGTAGGTTGTCTCATTGGGCATATTTCAGAGTTACACAGTAGATGGCACTGTTTCAAATCCCTTTCATCTTGTCACTAATTCTGAGATTTAGTTAATGTTCACTAAGCTATTTGTGGCCTTGGATTAATGTCAGAGATCTGAAAACTGTCCAGTGGTGGAAAACATCTCTATTCTTTGATCCATGTGCAATTTACTATTTGTACTACTTTTGGAGGGGCTTGATCTCCAGCTCCTCAGACTTGGAATCACTTCAGTAAATTTCCTAACAGCTTAGAAACCTACTTTTATACCTTTGCTACATTACGTACATTTTTGTGATTAATATTAACTGAgtgacatttattcatcagtCATTACTTATTACAATCTTTCTCCCGCAGATATGGCCGAAGCTGCGTTTTACTTGTGCGCTTACGAGCTTGCCATCAAGACTGTGAACTCCCCGTGGTGCAAGTTCTTCCATGAGGTTGATGCACAGGTACGTGTGTCGTCCTTAAATGACCGTTGACACAGACTGAATAGCATTCAATTAAAAGATTGCACCGTGAAGCGGTAACCCGAGGAgcctgtttttcatttcacGGTTCCTCATTGAGTATTTGAACTTTTAATTTGTGGGTGTGTCAATTTATATAAAGACGTCTTTTATACGTCAAGTAAACACAGTGAGTACACATGCCGTGCCAAAATCTTGCTTATGTAACCTAAAACATTAAGACAACTGATTTATCTAAATATAGCttttaaattagaatttaaAAGGCAATTAAAGGCAATTTTGCTTACTTTGACTAACTTTACTTACTTCTctgtttaatatataaatatattaaataaaaagggtAGGAACGTTTGAGTGTTGAGTTAGAAAAAGATCTCATCGAATCCTTTGCTACTGTAGTCTCTTCCGTCTTAAATCTTATCACATTTTTGTCccaactaaatgtttcagatcatcaaataaatttaaatataagacaaagatagaCAAAGTAAATACAAACCTACGTAGccctgtgtggaaaaagtgtcTGTCCCGCCTCCTAAAACTTGTTGTTGACGAAGTTGTGTATGATGTTTACCATACCTGAATTcagtttctctagccacacccagacCTGAATACTGCCACTCCTATTCTCAATCAAGAAAGATCCTCAAAGGCTGAACCTCATGCTGCgatccaaaaaaaatacaggaacaaatgagaaagaaagcaaCTGAGCTCTCTcggtctggaaaaggttataaagccatttctataGCTTTGGGACTcaagtgaaccacagtgagagccattatccacaaacgttgaaaacatggaacagcgGAGacccttcccaggagtggccgaCCGACCAAAATCACCCCAAGAGCTCAGCcccgactcatccaagaggtcacaaaagaccccacaacaacatccagagGCCTCAGTTGCCTcggttaaggtcagtgttcattaCTCCACGTCAGAAAGAGACCACCACTGGCTGCACTGgcctcatggcagagttcaaaaaatgaacataaaggcctgtctcagttttgccagaaaacatcttgacgatcccaaagactttttttccccactctgtggactgatgaaACAGAAGTTGAAGTTTTTGGaatgtgtgtcccattacatctggagtAAAAGCAACACATCATCCCAACAGTTATATATGGTGCTGGTAGTGTGATGTCCTGGGgttattttgctgcttcaggacctggaagacttgctgtgaatAAATGGAACCATGGTTGACAATGATCTAAATCACACCatcaagtccacctctgaatggatgaagaaaaactaaatcaagactttggagtggcctagtcaaagtcctcaTCTGAGTCCTGTTGAGATGATGTCGCATaaccttaaaaaggtggttcataCTGGAAAACCTTGCAATTCCAACAATTCTGCCATGATGGGTGGGTCAAAATTCCTTCACGTTGCTGTAAAAGACGTTTCTGCTAAGGGTGGCCTGACCAGTTTAGGGgacaatcactttttcacacagggccatgtaggtttggatttgttgtcccttaataatgaaaacttCCACCActatttaaaaactgcagttgTGTTTACTTGGGtcatctttgactaatatttaaattttgttgatgatctgaaacatttaagtgtgacaaacgtgcaaaaaaaaaaaaaaatcaggaaggggACCCGCACTTTCTCACACCGCTGTACTTGTCCTTGGCACCAAAACTGTTGGCATTATCTGCATCACGGAGGGTGGACCGTGTCTTGTGTTACACGTAAAACCTGTTACTTCGCACAATGAAAGATGTACAGACTATTCTTTTTTTAGTCACGGAGAACATTTCTCCTTCAGACTTGCAGTTATCTGCTCTCTGGTTGAACAGGTTATCGAGTATTCAAGTGACCTGAAGCACTTCTGGAAAAGAGGCTACGGTTACGATATCAACAGCAAATCGAGCTGCATTCTTTTCCACGATGTGTTCAGTCGTCTGGACAAAGCAATCAACGAGAACAAGTGAGTGCAAACATCTAAACACTTAACAAACAATCTCACCTCTCAAACCACTTCATTTCTACTGGTCACACGAACCGGtggatttgtttcttttccttttagaGAAAAGTGGGGGGCTATTTAACAGAGTGAAAGGTCaaagaagagatggagactCAGAATATACTGTTAATAGAATGAAAGTAATCacttaaatatgtattttttttttttttaaaccaccacATTTACGTCCGACACCGGGGGTGGCAAAAACAGATACTTGCAGGGCTACTGGGGAAAGTAAAATGCAGGCGAGGCCCCATGTTGTCCACGGTGAGAACAGCAACTGAAAGCTTTGGCCTTAAAAACTGAGCAGAAAAACTAGACATCTGCCTTTATTCCTGGCCATTGGGTTGGTGTTGGGTTCATGTTTAATTTCACAAATCTTTGAGCAGAGCAAACATGTCAATGTTTATTCTGCTGCCTCTGTAATCTGCTATGATTTGCTGATGCACTGGGCAGAAGCATTGTTGTTCCTGTTTCTAATATCCTCATTAAGTTAAAATTTAATGTGCTTTTGTCAGACAGGATAGACAAAACATATACTTCAGACACTGCTATGAGGAGAGAATTTGCCTACACAAATGTACACAAATGTCTACACAAATGCATGGTGTGACAGGAATGCCTGTTTGCATAAAGGTATTTAAACTCTTAGGCTTTGGTCTGTTTCACACCTGTAGAACCATCCCAGAATTTAGCCAGCAAAAGGTTTGAGACTTTTGTGTGAATTTCAATGATAATATGtctctttatttatctatttatttatgtaaagcCTTAAGTCAGCATATGTCCATGGGATTTGGGAGAAATTTGCTGAAGTGACTCTgtaattgaaatgttttcaacCCATTTTGTGTTACACCTTAACTGTACCGTATGCACCAGGTCAGACCAGCAGGTGACTGAAGCTGTGACGATCCAGGTCGGCCACGCAGAGACCCTCCTGCCCCTGCTCACCCTGCTGGGCTTCTTCAAGGACAACGACGCCCTGAAATCTGACAACTACGCCGCGCAGACTGAGCGCTCCTTCCGCACCAGCCTCATGTTGCCCTACGCAGCTAACTTAGTCTTGGCGCTGTACGACTGCGGGGGAGGCGACCTTAGACTGCAGCCACTGCTCAACGAGAAGCCCGTGTCTTTCCCCGGCCTTTCGACCGATCAGCCGGCGTCCATGCCGTCCTATCAAGAAGTCAGAGAGCGGTACAGGGAGCTGCTCCAAGGCTGTGACTTTGAATCTGAATGTCAGCTGTTCAAGGAGCCCGCTGGAGTTTAGGTGGACAGGGTAgattctggttttatttgcGAAGTGGAGTGTTTATAATAGGGATGACTTCATCTGGTTGCCTTTCCCACACAAACCGTGAACTTTCCAATGTTTAACCTGACGATTTATGTGAATGGAGCCTCAGAGAggtatttttaatcattttgtcttacacttggaaaaaaaattaaattccaGAAATGCCCTGCGATCCTGTAGTCTAGGAAATGAGTTTCAAGTTCCTCCATACCCTTACAGTATTACCCATGCTATGATGTTACTCATTCTACTCAATATTAttgtaatataatattattCTCTTTTACAAGCTTTTGTTGCTTCACAACAGTATTGAACTTATTTATACAGTACGTATGTTATATCCGCTGCTGCCTGAACATATCCTTGAATAAAGGGTGCTGCTATTTGTGACTGCTTTAACCAAAGTGTCTCCCAAAGTTGCATCATTAAAGAGCAAAACACTTGTTTTCCAAAGTCCATTTAGTAACATTTACAGACAACAGGGTTTGAAATACTGCATTAACGAGTAGCTCTTAGTTATTGAGAAAGTTGGGGAACAAATTTACTAATGCATCCCAAGCATGTAAGTGTGACATATAACATGAATATCTATAAATACTTTTAAGTCCTTTTCCCAGGTTTGTAAGAAATGGCTTGTAACAGATCTACTTAATACCTTTATTATAAACCCATTTATAGAGTAATTTATCTGAGAATGGCATTCCTTTGTTAATAATCCCCTCAAAGTAAACGAGACTTGACATAAACCAACACTGCAGGTGTTTTTCcatctgcaaataaaatgcaaaggCAACGACAAACAACCGTATTTGAGAACCTGATTTCTCAATGTGAAGTACGATGTAGCAGGCCTCATGATTTAATGTGGTTTGTGAATTTGGTTCaccatattttaataaaataaactggatTAAAGGTTTGAATTGTTATCGCTTCTGAGATTTGTTGTAGCCGTGCAGGAAGTGATTTATCGCCCGATGAGCGGCAGACGCAACCTATAGTCTATTCTTGAGTTGACGCGTTTCCAGCTTGGCGACGCTGGAAGAAGACGAAGACATCGCGTCCAGCCTGGGACACGGTTCCTCCGGTCTCGGTGTCCGTCCTCTTCCAGCCGTTACGCTTGAGGCTGTTACACGGCGAATTATGCAGATTGTTAGtcgccggaggaggaggaggaggagaaggaggaggggagatgCAATGTCCGGGGGTTGGGCTAGCGGAATGCTACGTGTCTTGCAAGTTCCCTTTAAACCCCCATTCGCCTTCAAGGTTTGCCGAAGCCAAAAGTTTGGTGCCTACTTCTACGAGCTACGAGCGGCAGACCCGGCCCCACCATCCATCCAGGCCCCTGCGAGCGAAGCGGTCCGAGCCACAGCGGTCCCAAGGCTAGAGCGAAATGTCCGGCGTCAAGAAACTTCGTACAGTGAGTATAGAGGTGGTAATAacagggaggggaaaaaagaagaaaaagaaaagaaagcagctgAAGCTGTCATCAGAACTTCAAAAACTTGTCAGTGAAGTCTGCGGGTTTGTGTTGGGGATATGGGAACCTCCTTTTAAGTGTGTGCCAAGAAAGTAAGTTTTTCTACCATTCATGCACCAGGCGTTCTGTCTTTGTACTCCCGGTGTCTGGTGATCACAAAGAATACACGCATTAAGATGCTTTTAATAAAGTGCGCTTTTGCCTTTTAAAGTGACCCCCCACACCGTTTCTCTAAAGCTCGTCCTGCTGTACTGCCAGGTGTGATGGTCATGGACTTGCCTCGACTCTGAATaggctggttgttgttgtagtaagGTATCCACCTCAGTCTGCCCCATTCATAACACAGGGTGTCTTGTGAGGGAAAGAAATAAGTCACTGTGAAAAGACAGGCTGTTGCCGCACAGGAATGCTGCTGACTTAAGAAAGAAAACCTAGACATGAGCCTCTTTAAGAAATGGCTGGAGCCGTGAGCTCATACTGTCTGTCCCTGAAACTGCAGTTTAAGAACTTATGTAGAGCTACTTCACCAACTGTTTTGATAACTGAGTCACTTTTGAGGGAAAATTGTGTAATGAGTGCTAGTACCACGTGACTGCTTTTGTTGGACTCATTTGTCCCTGTCATTGTCCGTTCCCTTCATTGCACTGCCATATGCCCTAACTTTCAGGTAGTGGGGCAGGTTGTTCACTAATTGCAAGGAGGTTCAGTAATGGCCTTgagtagtagcagtagtttGCTGCCGTTGGTGTGTTGGAATGACAAAGCATTCGATTACCATGAAGATATAATCTAACTTCAGTGAGTGTCACTGACCAAGGATTTCTTGAGAAAATTAAGAGCGATGTCACGAAAAGAGTTTTAAGTACGTTTTTGGAAAGGAAAAACGGCCACTTCGCTTTTCATGAAGACATTTAGAGGAAAAAGCGAAATGAATTGAAGGGCAAGCAAgttattcaaattaaatacaGTGAGTCAAGTTACTGtacgaaaaaaaaagtatgattgCACAAAGATGAATGGTTTTGATGACGGTGGTGGGAAGGAGGTCGTGACGATGAGAAGTGGTGTGATGTGCAATGGTGTGTTCAAAAGGGGCGGAACGTCCTGACAAACTCCCCCCTTCAAGCAAATTAACGTATTTTGTTTGT
Coding sequences within it:
- the LOC125019222 gene encoding multiple inositol polyphosphate phosphatase 1-like, producing the protein MMVILWKIIHFTTITGFSFCFLNDVAPEDNPDIPAIAKYFSTKGRYEEVNPYLIEDILAVNRSILQPPSAQCREIHLTAIIRHGTRYPTTKNVKKMQKLYDLLKSLPPAKESWLRELQTQWTMWYTDDMDGRLVQKGVNDHKHLAVRLSKLFPSLISEEHLRGGRIKFITSSKHRCVNSTLSFKAGLTELWAIEDMEFDHTVNDALMRFFDQCTRFVQEVDNNPSAAPELDKFKQGPEMRRVQEKIADRLGVPYSLITADMAEAAFYLCAYELAIKTVNSPWCKFFHEVDAQVIEYSSDLKHFWKRGYGYDINSKSSCILFHDVFSRLDKAINENKSDQQVTEAVTIQVGHAETLLPLLTLLGFFKDNDALKSDNYAAQTERSFRTSLMLPYAANLVLALYDCGGGDLRLQPLLNEKPVSFPGLSTDQPASMPSYQEVRERYRELLQGCDFESECQLFKEPAGV